The region CGCCGGCGTTCGTCCCGAGGCGCACCTGGTAGTTTCCGGCGAAGAAGTTCTTCTGGACCAGGACCTCCTCGTCCGTGATTCCCTCCCGCCGGTACCGCTCGATCTCCTCACGCGTGGAGCGCATCGCTTGGACCACGTTCTTCGGAGCGCACGCGACGTCCACCATCCAGGCGCCGTCCAGGAAGTCGGACCAGAGATAGCGTGAGTAGAGCGTGTAGCTGAGGCCTTCCTTGTCGCGGACGCGCTTTCCGATCCGCGACGTGAGGGAGCTCTGTCCCAGGGCGGCGTTCGCCACGATGGCCGCCTCCCACTCCGGATCGGTGCGCCGGAGTCCGCTCGCCTGTCCGAGGACGAAGTCGACGTTGGCCTTGCCCCTCATCGTCTCGAGTCCCCGCTCGGGGGTGTTCACCGAGACGCGCGGGAGGTCGTACGAGGGACGCGCACCGGCCGGGACGGCGCCGAAGAGCGAGTCCACCAGCGTGGCGACGCGCTCGGGATCCACGTCGCCGACCACGGAGAGGATCATTCCCGAGCCGACGTACCGGTTGCGATGGAACGCGCGGAGATCGGCGACCCGCGCGCGGTCGAGGCTCGCGAGCATGGAGTCCCGCTCCGGGGCGCGGAAGGGGTGCCCGGGCGGGTAGACGAGGCGGGAGAGCCGCTCCCGCGCGCGAAGGCCGGTGTTCTCGTAGCCGCGGAGGAGGTCCGCTCGAAGCTCGCTCTTCGCCTTCGTCAGCTCCTCCTCGGGGAAGGACGGATTCAGGATCTCGTCCGCGAGGGTCGAGAGGAGGAGCCGCGTGTCGCGCGAGAGCGCGGATCCCGTGATGATCGCCTCGCTCAGGTCCGCCCCGATCGTGAGATCCGCTCCCGCGCCCTCCAGGGCGGCCGCGATCGTCCGCTTGTCCCGGGTCTTCGTGCCGCGCGAGAGCATCATCGCGGTGAGCTGCGGCACGGCGCCGGGCGCTTCCTGGCGTCCGGCGAGCACGAGTCCGTGGAGCGCCACCGTCGGAACGGAATGGTTGGGAAGCACGTTCAGCACGATCCCGTTCCGGAGCGTGCGACGATGGGTGCGATCCGCGAAGCGGGCGCTCGAAGCGGCGCTCGCCGCGGCGCTCGGGACCGCGTCCGCGGCCTCGAAGATCGCGCCGGCCGCGTCCTCGATCGCTCCGGCGGTCCCGTCGTGCGCTCCTCCCGCGCCGGGCTTCTTCGACTTGGGCGCCGGGGTGTTCTTGCCGGACGCCGAGCCTGTCGAAGCCTTGGACGGCGCGGCGGCCTTGGCGGGAGGGGGAGCGTCCTTCTTCACCGGAACGAACCACCCGACCGTGGCCCGGTCCGGCTGGATGTACGTCCGCGCGACGCGCTGCACGTCCTCACGCGTGACCCGGTTCACTCCGTCGATGTACCCGACGAACCACTTCCAGTTTGCCGAGGCCACGGCCTCGCCGAGCGCCTGCGCGAGCTCGTAGGTGCCGTCGCGGCTCCGGATCGTCGTCACCTCGAGCTGCCGCTTCGCGCGGTCGAGCTCTTCCTGGGTCACGCCCTTCTCTCCGATCTCGTGGAGCGCCGCCTTGATCGCCGCCTCGACCTTCTCGTGCGACACGCCCCGAGCCGCGGTCGCGCCCGCCGTGATCACGTAGGGGTCGAGCAGCGTGTAGTTGCTGGAGGTCACGTCCGTCGCGAGGCCCGTCTCGACCAGCGCCTGGTGAAGGCGGGAGCTGACGCCGGTCGCGAGAAGCGTCGAGAGCACGTCGAGCGGGAGGAAGTCCGGATGGAGGGACCCGGGACGCAGGTAGGAGATCTGGACGATCCCGAGCTCGCCCGGACGCTTGACCTGGACGCGGCGCTCGCCCTCCTGCGGAGGCTCGACCGTGATGACGTTCGGGATCGGTTTCGACGAGCGGGGCAGGGAACCGAACTCACGGTCGAAGAGACGCAGCGCCTTCGCGGTGTCGAAGTCGCCCACCAGCACCGCCTCGGCATTGTCGGGCCAGAAGTAGTTCTTGTAGTGCTCCCGGAGCTGCTCCGTGGGGACGTTCTCGAGGTCGGAGCGGTAGCCGATCGTGTTCCAATGGTACGGGTGCGCGACGATCGCGGCCGCGGTGACGGCCTTGTCGAGCGCGCGGTACGGGCTGTTCTCCCCGATCTCGAACTCGTTGATCACGACCGACATCTCGGGCTTCCGTTCCTCGTCGAGGATGAGCGCCCGCGCCATCCGGTCCGCCTCGATCCGCATCGCGAGGTCGAGCTTGTCCGACGGGAGCGTGGAATAGCCGGTCATGCGGTCGTACCACGTGGTCATGTTCGTGCTGCCGTAATCCGCCCCCGCCTCGTAGAGCACCTCCTGGAACGTCTTCTTCCCGTTCGCCTTTCCGAAGTTCTTCGTGCTCTTGTTGAAGAGCATGTGCTCGAGGAGGTGCGCCGAGCCCGTGTTCCCGGGCGCCTCGTTCCGCGAGCCCACGTGATAGACCACGAGGAACGTCGCGACGGGAGCGGCCCGGTTGGGCGCGACGAGGATCGTCATGCCGTTGCTCTTGAGGCGGTATTGGGTGATCCCCGCCAGCGAGTCGAGACGCTCGACGTTGGCGGGAATGCGGTCCGGCCGGGCGGCCTCGCGACGGGAGGAGGGGCGCGTGGACTCCCGAGGCTGGGC is a window of Candidatus Eisenbacteria bacterium DNA encoding:
- a CDS encoding pitrilysin family protein; the encoded protein is MAALLSWGLLLPALSEAQPRESTRPSSRREAARPDRIPANVERLDSLAGITQYRLKSNGMTILVAPNRAAPVATFLVVYHVGSRNEAPGNTGSAHLLEHMLFNKSTKNFGKANGKKTFQEVLYEAGADYGSTNMTTWYDRMTGYSTLPSDKLDLAMRIEADRMARALILDEERKPEMSVVINEFEIGENSPYRALDKAVTAAAIVAHPYHWNTIGYRSDLENVPTEQLREHYKNYFWPDNAEAVLVGDFDTAKALRLFDREFGSLPRSSKPIPNVITVEPPQEGERRVQVKRPGELGIVQISYLRPGSLHPDFLPLDVLSTLLATGVSSRLHQALVETGLATDVTSSNYTLLDPYVITAGATAARGVSHEKVEAAIKAALHEIGEKGVTQEELDRAKRQLEVTTIRSRDGTYELAQALGEAVASANWKWFVGYIDGVNRVTREDVQRVARTYIQPDRATVGWFVPVKKDAPPPAKAAAPSKASTGSASGKNTPAPKSKKPGAGGAHDGTAGAIEDAAGAIFEAADAVPSAAASAASSARFADRTHRRTLRNGIVLNVLPNHSVPTVALHGLVLAGRQEAPGAVPQLTAMMLSRGTKTRDKRTIAAALEGAGADLTIGADLSEAIITGSALSRDTRLLLSTLADEILNPSFPEEELTKAKSELRADLLRGYENTGLRARERLSRLVYPPGHPFRAPERDSMLASLDRARVADLRAFHRNRYVGSGMILSVVGDVDPERVATLVDSLFGAVPAGARPSYDLPRVSVNTPERGLETMRGKANVDFVLGQASGLRRTDPEWEAAIVANAALGQSSLTSRIGKRVRDKEGLSYTLYSRYLWSDFLDGAWMVDVACAPKNVVQAMRSTREEIERYRREGITDEEVLVQKNFFAGNYQVRLGTNAGVAFSLSYAEKYGFGPEYLDEFPSRVRAVTKDQVNQVIRERLHPEKLHLVVAGDFEKIPE